In Deinococcus ficus, a single genomic region encodes these proteins:
- a CDS encoding serine hydrolase domain-containing protein produces the protein MRALLFMAALLGSTAAGIDSSSLRAAADYSRDHRGSAVLVMTGGQVVFSEGQNGFSLSQAHMLASGSKSFACALAVALMDQGVLSLDERVSTTLPEWATDPLKRQVTVRHLLSFTSGLPGRIGPNAVRLNADLFGSALHAPFQAPPGGRFTYGNAHLAAFGLLVQRKTRLDPALVLQRQVLDRIGVRAQWTRDQKGQPNLAGSASMTALDWAKYGQLIVQGGVWNGRQVLSKEGLKQCFKGSEALATYGLTWWLNVPFGGTLDAGDEVPVQAVGVGSGEAQQIAPSAPMSMVMAAGALNQRLYLLPEEQTVVVRFGEGGPWSDDAFLAQLLGKR, from the coding sequence ATGCGTGCCCTGCTCTTCATGGCGGCCCTGCTGGGGTCCACCGCCGCTGGCATCGACTCCTCCAGCCTCAGGGCCGCTGCCGATTACTCCCGCGACCACCGCGGCAGCGCGGTCCTGGTGATGACAGGCGGCCAAGTGGTGTTCTCCGAGGGGCAGAACGGCTTTTCTCTGTCTCAGGCGCACATGCTGGCCAGCGGATCGAAATCCTTCGCCTGTGCGCTGGCGGTCGCGTTGATGGATCAGGGCGTGCTGTCGCTGGACGAGCGTGTCAGCACCACCCTGCCTGAATGGGCCACTGACCCCCTCAAGCGGCAAGTTACCGTGCGTCACCTGCTGAGCTTCACGAGTGGTCTCCCCGGGCGGATCGGGCCCAACGCCGTCCGCCTGAACGCGGACCTGTTCGGGAGCGCCCTGCACGCGCCCTTCCAGGCCCCGCCAGGCGGCCGGTTCACGTACGGGAACGCCCACCTCGCCGCGTTCGGACTGCTGGTGCAGCGCAAGACCCGACTGGACCCTGCCCTGGTCCTGCAACGCCAGGTGCTTGACCGGATCGGAGTGCGCGCGCAGTGGACGCGCGATCAGAAAGGGCAGCCGAACCTGGCCGGGAGCGCCAGCATGACGGCCCTCGACTGGGCAAAGTACGGGCAGCTGATCGTGCAGGGCGGGGTCTGGAACGGACGGCAGGTCCTCTCCAAAGAGGGACTGAAGCAGTGTTTCAAGGGCAGCGAGGCGCTGGCCACATACGGGCTGACCTGGTGGCTGAACGTGCCGTTCGGCGGGACGCTGGATGCCGGGGATGAGGTGCCCGTTCAGGCCGTAGGCGTGGGCAGCGGAGAGGCGCAGCAGATTGCACCAAGCGCACCGATGTCGATGGTCATGGCGGCCGGCGCACTGAACCAGCGGCTGTACCTGCTGCCAGAGGAGCAGACCGTGGTGGTCCGGTTCGGCGAGGGTGGCCCCTGGAGCGACGACGCGTTCCTGGCCCAACTGCTTGGGAAACGCTGA
- a CDS encoding phosphotransferase, with translation MPSTNLHTLERLQPQTLDPVVRQAARRPDLQVTDFTVALLSDQGVTSQDSLFLVRGHAQAGQSRQAWALVVKTFTTPDEDADPGHLLFLAREVEAYRSGLLTSPSAGLRAPRAYAVTEQEGQTWLWLEHVTESVGRRWTLDEYTRAARQLGEWHGSVLTRRPLPDTAWLLRDLVRQWSSMFGPGGGEAPHRVPSAFTPALTERIQRTWEQRAFFLGVLGRLPQVFSHFDFHRRNLLMQAEAVVALDWAWCGLGPEGGDLVSLVGSTCMFGEWDVGQIGPLEAAVFAAYVAGLRQAGWSGDERLVRLGYAAWMPLHFGVTAPTLVAFWTQEQRQARARQLFGAAPDELAARWTALCEWSLARADEARALWDWTGDTLPGSTAHP, from the coding sequence ATGCCCTCAACGAACCTGCACACGCTTGAACGCCTCCAGCCCCAAACCCTTGACCCGGTCGTCCGCCAAGCGGCTCGGCGCCCAGACCTGCAGGTCACCGACTTCACGGTCGCCCTCCTCAGCGACCAGGGCGTCACCAGTCAGGACAGCCTGTTTCTCGTCCGCGGCCACGCCCAGGCCGGTCAATCACGGCAGGCCTGGGCCCTGGTCGTCAAGACCTTCACCACGCCCGACGAGGACGCTGACCCCGGCCACCTGTTGTTCCTTGCCAGGGAAGTCGAGGCCTACCGCTCCGGGCTGCTCACCTCTCCGTCCGCGGGCCTCCGGGCGCCGCGTGCCTACGCGGTCACCGAGCAGGAGGGGCAGACGTGGCTGTGGCTGGAACACGTGACCGAGTCCGTCGGGAGACGATGGACGCTGGACGAGTACACCCGCGCGGCGCGGCAACTGGGCGAGTGGCACGGGAGCGTTCTGACACGACGGCCCCTGCCGGACACGGCGTGGCTGCTCCGGGACCTGGTCCGGCAGTGGTCCAGCATGTTCGGCCCGGGGGGAGGTGAGGCTCCACACAGGGTGCCGTCCGCCTTCACCCCAGCGCTGACCGAGCGGATTCAGCGGACCTGGGAGCAGCGGGCGTTCTTCCTGGGCGTGCTGGGACGCCTGCCTCAGGTGTTCTCCCACTTCGACTTCCACCGCCGCAATCTTCTGATGCAGGCGGAGGCGGTGGTCGCGCTGGACTGGGCGTGGTGCGGCCTCGGCCCGGAGGGCGGGGACCTGGTGTCGCTGGTGGGCTCCACCTGCATGTTCGGCGAGTGGGACGTCGGGCAGATCGGGCCGTTGGAGGCCGCGGTGTTCGCGGCGTACGTCGCGGGGCTTCGTCAGGCCGGCTGGTCAGGGGACGAGCGTCTGGTGCGGCTCGGGTACGCCGCGTGGATGCCGCTTCATTTCGGCGTGACGGCACCGACCCTGGTGGCCTTCTGGACACAGGAGCAGCGGCAGGCACGGGCGCGACAACTGTTCGGCGCGGCGCCCGACGAGCTCGCGGCGCGGTGGACTGCCCTGTGCGAGTGGAGCCTCGCCCGCGCAGACGAGGCCCGCGCGCTCTGGGACTGGACGGGTGACACCTTGCCAGGATCGACCGCCCACCCTTGA
- a CDS encoding NAD(P)-binding domain-containing protein, with amino-acid sequence MQRLAPISVLGTGMMSRTLARRLAAAGYPVMVEWRDPGTAQAVAHDLVGPVRAGRLSEAARAGDVVAIAFEHVSATGADAGELTGKVQLDLTSAWDTTRQPIPLAVGHTSSAP; translated from the coding sequence GTGCAGCGCCTCGCTCCGATCAGCGTTCTCGGCACCGGCATGATGAGCCGCACCCTGGCCCGCCGGCTGGCCGCAGCCGGGTACCCGGTCATGGTGGAGTGGCGTGATCCTGGCACGGCTCAGGCAGTGGCGCACGATCTCGTCGGCCCAGTTCGGGCTGGCAGACTCAGCGAAGCCGCCCGCGCCGGAGACGTCGTGGCCATCGCCTTCGAGCATGTGTCGGCCACCGGGGCGGACGCCGGGGAGCTCACCGGCAAGGTCCAGCTCGATTTGACCAGTGCCTGGGACACCACCCGGCAGCCCATTCCGCTGGCTGTTGGGCACACCTCCTCCGCCCCCTAG
- a CDS encoding GNAT family N-acetyltransferase: protein MLKAVHLTRTMSDDVRERLRDRLGRHNVTTSPAFARGVAAELDTAVPFELTVHREEHLVGGLAGSVRRGWLDVDLLWVSDEARGQGIGRMLLDQAEQEAQRMGARHVKLSTFDFQAPAFYQARGYSVYGVLEDYPAGCTLYLLRKDLSVNPASEPST, encoded by the coding sequence ATGTTGAAAGCAGTTCATCTCACCCGGACCATGAGCGACGACGTTCGCGAGCGGTTGCGAGACCGCCTTGGCCGTCACAACGTCACCACCTCGCCGGCTTTTGCACGGGGTGTGGCGGCCGAGCTGGACACCGCCGTGCCCTTTGAGCTGACCGTGCATCGCGAGGAACACCTGGTGGGCGGTCTGGCCGGGTCCGTGCGCAGGGGGTGGCTGGACGTGGACCTGTTGTGGGTGAGTGACGAGGCTCGAGGCCAGGGAATTGGCAGAATGCTGCTCGACCAGGCTGAACAGGAGGCCCAGCGGATGGGCGCTCGCCACGTCAAGCTCTCCACTTTCGATTTTCAGGCCCCGGCGTTCTATCAGGCGCGCGGTTACAGCGTCTACGGGGTGCTGGAGGACTACCCGGCGGGCTGCACGCTGTATCTGCTGCGCAAGGACCTGTCCGTGAACCCCGCCAGCGAGCCCTCCACCTGA